AGATGGAAGCCGAAGAGAACATTGGTCAGGTCGGCATTAGCAATGCCCCCTTTTCAGGAGAGAGCTCACCCTGACTGCATGTTCAGACAAAATGGCCCCAACGTACTAGTACAGCTGCTTGATTACTGCTAGTATATATGGTTACTAATAAGGATCTAATTTCTAAacctaaaaaaaaggaaaagaagagtTGTACAGGTAGTATATATATGTCACTACAGAAGATCCAAACCTAAAAGCTACagacagaaaaagaaaagagctgAAGAAGATCCTAGTTGGTAGAAAAAATATTCAGAGACGGGCTTAGTACTGAAAGCAGCAGGCACATAGCGAGCTGCCTGTTCTAGTTGTGCGTGGGCGGGTGCCTGTGGACGGAGTGGTAGTCGGCGGTGAAGGGTATCCGGCCACCGAAATGAACCTGCGACTGCGAGGAGATCGCGGGGATCCTCCTGGTCCTGATGAAGCGGCGGTGGCTCCTCACCACCACCTCATCCTTCGGCCTCCTCCCGATCACATCTTCcccgccgttcgccgccgccgcttccggcGCATTTCCTAAGGCGTTCACGGCTCCGGCACGGCCTCGCTGCCCTTCGTCGTCGCGGCTCGCCGCCATTACCATCTctgaaaccaaaaaaaaaaaaaagttgcatcAGCAGTGATCAGACACGACGCCACAATGGCAGCAGGTAGCATCAAAGAAGCACTCGATCGATCTTCATTCAGACCACGCGCAAAACACAGAGCTGTCTGAACTGACGAAGAAGCACCCTGAGATGGGTATGGCGCCCGGCGATTACCTCTgcgagcggtggcggcgacggcgacggggctGACCGCGGCCAGCAGGACGCCGAGCAGGAGCATCATCATCAGGCCGGCGCAGCCCAAACGCCGCATAACTAACCGTCCTCTGAATACGACTGATGATGTCAGGCTAGCTGAACAAGTCCGAGTTCTGAGCTCCGAATGGAAGCGAGAGGGAGGTCGATCAGGAGCGGAGAAGGCATGCGGAGGCGGCTTTAAAGGCGGGGCTGAGCAGGGGCGCGCAGACGCCATTGGTCAAAGCTTCGGGTTTCTCCACGCATCATGGTGTGCGCCCCTGTACTTTTAAACCCTTGGCGCATGGGGCTCTGAGACTCTGATACCAGCTCGACCAGTTGGTCATTGGCCTGATGGTAAAGTCTGTCGAATCCCTTGGCACTTGTCATCTGGCAAGCTAGCCTGCGCCTTCCGATGGCGGTTCAGAGTTGTAAAAGAGCCCCGAGGAGGAGCTGCCGCTGCCATTGCTTGGGGGTTGATTGAAGATCGTGACGCCGACGAGAGCGATTCGGTTCGATGCTCCCCAGAAACGATGGTCCGTGCGCAGCGTCGTGGATGACCCGTGTGGATTGATCTGCGGCCAccggcgacgagcgccgccgccgccgccggccggattCTGAAAGGGCCCCGGCCGTGGGTTCGATTGCGCGAGGCGAGGCCGGGCCGGTGTCCTCTGCGTGCTCGCGCCGCGCCACGCGTTGGTGTGGGGGGAGGGACACACGAGCGTGGCAACTCGCGCCAATCATGGCGGCATGATTccggaggcgacgggcggcgaCGCCGGGGACGGGGTGGTGCTCGTGCCTGTTCCTGGTTACGAGGAGAGGTTGTCCGGGCGACCTGGCCTGGAAGCAGCACAGGTGGGGGGCGACCGGCGAGGAGGGGCCCCGTCCGGTCGACCGATGCAAGGCATCGGGTGCACCGTGTACGGTACGGCCAACCGCcaagattttatttttatttttatatattcttGGATTCCCATCAGACAGTCAACTCGGTCTTTTTGGGAGGGATCCCGGTTCCGAGACGTGCAAGTGCCCAGGGGTCTTCCTCTTCCCGGCCGTGGCACAGGCGGCGCCGCAGCAGCACGTGCACGTTCGCCTCGTGCTGCCACTCGCTTGTACCCCGTACTACGTGCGATAGCAGTAGCATGATGTGATTGCGTACACAATGAATCAAAGATCGTCCTCTGACCGTCCCGGGCAACAAAAGTTGCTTCTTTGATCGATTAATTGGCGACAGGGGAGCATGATTTTTGTTTGTCCCTGATTACAACGGGCAGATGGTCCGGGACGGACGGCCTTCGAGTGGCCGCAGGAGGGAACAGGGAACAGATGGTACGTGCTAGGAGTTCCACCTCCACGAGtacatgctgctgctgctgcacttGGGTGCGTTAATGCCTAGTCGTACTTGCTTAACTACTTTCAAGTACAGGTAGTTAGTTATCCGTCTGTTTTAAATTATAGATCGGTTTGCTTAACTACTATACATTTagacataatatatatctagatgccCATTAAAAAATATAATCTAAAAATACTAAAAAAAG
This window of the Panicum virgatum strain AP13 chromosome 1K, P.virgatum_v5, whole genome shotgun sequence genome carries:
- the LOC120652130 gene encoding uncharacterized protein LOC120652130; translation: MRRLGCAGLMMMLLLGVLLAAVSPVAVAATARREMVMAASRDDEGQRGRAGAVNALGNAPEAAAANGGEDVIGRRPKDEVVVRSHRRFIRTRRIPAISSQSQVHFGGRIPFTADYHSVHRHPPTHN